The following coding sequences are from one Megamonas funiformis window:
- a CDS encoding LCP family protein: MPPKKIKTSTKTTNRKTKKPLIKRIRLGRLLLVLILLSSIVYGSYIVISEIYSWGSFKYAQYQEAHPSKPQKPPIPPQFTDKRFENYTNILFIGIDDKPVEGIAESGRYADALMLVSMDHTNGEIRFLSLPRTIKTSIDGRKDPEYLSFTYYYGGAPLTVNTVSQLLNIPITQYVALDRKSIAKFVDTIGGINLYVENNMDYEDPVSGTSVHLTKGYQHLTGDMSQQYLIFRNDDLGDIGRIQRQQKFAKALFEKMMSLETIPTLPTILDIWENNIDTNINILDISNLINLLDTLSTTEIKIKMLPGNLIPTGDWVPDNARVEQEINDMFPPVPEDAAEE, encoded by the coding sequence ATGCCCCCAAAAAAGATTAAAACTTCAACAAAAACTACGAATAGAAAAACGAAAAAGCCACTTATTAAACGTATACGCCTTGGTCGTTTATTGCTTGTACTTATACTTTTATCTAGTATTGTATATGGCTCATATATTGTAATTTCTGAAATTTATTCTTGGGGTAGTTTTAAATATGCTCAATACCAAGAAGCACATCCTAGCAAACCACAAAAACCACCTATTCCACCGCAATTCACTGATAAACGTTTTGAAAATTACACTAATATTTTATTCATTGGTATAGATGATAAACCTGTTGAAGGTATTGCTGAATCTGGTCGTTATGCAGATGCTCTCATGCTTGTAAGCATGGATCATACTAATGGGGAAATACGTTTCTTATCTCTACCTAGAACAATCAAGACCTCTATAGATGGTCGCAAAGACCCAGAATATCTCAGCTTCACTTATTATTATGGTGGTGCACCTTTGACAGTTAATACTGTTTCCCAATTATTAAATATACCAATAACTCAATATGTAGCTTTAGACCGTAAAAGTATAGCTAAATTTGTAGATACTATTGGTGGAATTAATTTATATGTAGAAAATAATATGGATTATGAAGACCCTGTAAGTGGCACTTCCGTCCATCTCACTAAAGGATATCAACATTTAACTGGCGATATGTCTCAACAATATCTCATCTTCCGCAATGATGATTTAGGTGATATTGGTCGTATTCAACGTCAGCAAAAATTTGCCAAAGCTTTATTTGAAAAAATGATGTCCTTGGAAACAATTCCTACATTGCCAACAATTCTTGATATTTGGGAAAATAATATTGATACTAATATTAACATTTTAGATATTTCTAATCTGATAAATTTATTAGATACTCTTAGCACTACAGAAATAAAAATTAAAATGCTTCCAGGTAATCTCATTCCAACTGGCGATTGGGTACCAGATAATGCCCGCGTGGAACAAGAAATAAATGATATGTTCCCTCCAGTTCCAGAAGATGCCGCTGAGGAATAA
- the yqeK gene encoding bis(5'-nucleosyl)-tetraphosphatase (symmetrical) YqeK, with product MDINQMQTILQSNLKPNRYAHCLGVMDTAIILAKRFGVDEEQAAIAGLLHDCAREFATEDLIAECEKRHLYITDIDRQLPILMHAPLGTAIAKEKYDVHDTAILKAIASHTVGGANMSKLDKIVYLADMIEPHRKFEGLDKLRKQAITQDLDTVMISAFNQSILFIMRKGHTIHPYTVAARNEILLQREL from the coding sequence GTGGATATTAATCAAATGCAAACTATTTTACAATCAAATTTGAAACCTAATCGTTATGCTCATTGTCTTGGGGTAATGGATACTGCCATCATCTTGGCAAAACGATTTGGCGTAGATGAAGAACAAGCTGCTATTGCTGGCTTATTGCACGATTGTGCACGTGAGTTTGCAACCGAAGATTTAATTGCTGAATGTGAAAAACGTCATCTCTATATTACAGATATTGACCGTCAATTACCTATTTTAATGCATGCCCCACTTGGTACTGCTATTGCTAAAGAAAAATATGATGTTCATGATACTGCTATTTTAAAAGCTATCGCTTCTCATACTGTTGGCGGAGCTAATATGTCTAAACTCGACAAAATAGTTTATCTTGCCGATATGATAGAACCTCATCGTAAATTTGAAGGCTTAGATAAACTTCGCAAACAAGCCATAACACAAGACCTTGATACTGTTATGATAAGTGCTTTTAACCAATCCATATTATTTATTATGCGTAAAGGACATACTATTCATCCATATACAGTAGCTGCGCGTAATGAAATTCTCCTCCAACGAGAATTATAA
- a CDS encoding CvfB family protein translates to MIEKQQKKYQPSTVVTMKVARVGEMGAFLDAQTGNTSDDILLHKLQQTSPVKPGDKVSVFLYKDPHGRLTASMRTPRMREGQIARLKVINTSRDGAFLDVGAERGIFMPYAGMRGKLQVGEVVWAKLYTDKSGRLAMTMKVEDEIRRASRPADNVKVGDMVSGSVYNFTEQGAFIFTDERFIAFLDKREMTTKPRVGQTLTTRITFIRDDGRINVSMRPIKEKAINLDAQMLYDTLMARGGKMPYCDETASEVIRERFGISKSAFKRALGHLMKEGKVEQKDGWTCLISQE, encoded by the coding sequence TTGATAGAAAAACAACAAAAAAAATATCAACCAAGTACTGTAGTAACTATGAAAGTCGCACGTGTTGGTGAAATGGGCGCATTTTTAGATGCCCAAACAGGCAATACTAGTGATGATATTTTGTTGCATAAATTACAACAAACCTCTCCTGTAAAGCCTGGCGATAAAGTATCTGTGTTTTTATATAAAGACCCACATGGACGACTTACTGCCAGTATGAGAACTCCTAGAATGCGTGAAGGACAGATTGCTCGTTTAAAAGTAATCAATACTAGCCGTGATGGTGCATTTTTAGATGTCGGTGCTGAACGTGGTATCTTTATGCCATATGCTGGTATGCGAGGAAAATTACAAGTAGGCGAAGTCGTTTGGGCAAAATTATACACAGATAAATCTGGTCGATTAGCTATGACTATGAAAGTTGAAGATGAAATTCGTCGTGCTTCTCGCCCTGCTGACAATGTAAAAGTCGGCGATATGGTTTCTGGCTCTGTTTATAATTTTACAGAACAAGGTGCTTTTATCTTCACAGACGAACGTTTTATCGCTTTTTTAGATAAGCGTGAAATGACTACTAAACCACGTGTTGGACAGACTTTAACTACACGTATTACTTTTATTCGTGATGATGGCCGTATCAATGTTTCTATGCGACCAATCAAAGAAAAAGCTATTAATCTTGATGCTCAAATGCTTTATGATACACTTATGGCTCGAGGTGGCAAAATGCCTTATTGTGATGAAACCGCTTCTGAAGTTATTCGTGAACGCTTTGGTATCAGTAAATCTGCCTTTAAACGTGCATTAGGACATTTAATGAAGGAAGGCAAAGTAGAACAAAAAGATGGTTGGACTTGTTTAATATCACAAGAATAA
- a CDS encoding (2Fe-2S)-binding protein, protein MILNVWLNGKKISEEISADTLLIDFVRKHGCSSVKRGCDTSNCGLCTLFVEDKPVLSCSMLAARVDGKHITTLEGLQEEAREFGAFIANQGAEQCGFCNPGFIMNAIALFRENPNPSDEEILEYLAGNLCRCSGYEGQLRGIRAFLDYKNGKTEEQA, encoded by the coding sequence ATGATTTTAAATGTATGGCTCAATGGGAAAAAAATCAGTGAAGAAATTTCAGCTGATACATTATTGATAGATTTTGTCCGCAAACATGGCTGTAGTAGCGTAAAACGTGGTTGCGACACTTCAAACTGTGGGCTTTGTACTTTATTTGTTGAAGATAAACCTGTATTATCTTGCTCTATGCTCGCTGCTCGTGTTGATGGCAAGCATATAACTACACTTGAAGGACTCCAAGAAGAAGCTCGTGAATTTGGTGCTTTCATTGCCAATCAAGGTGCAGAACAATGCGGTTTTTGCAATCCAGGTTTCATCATGAATGCCATTGCTTTATTTAGAGAAAATCCTAATCCTTCCGATGAAGAAATTCTTGAATATTTAGCTGGTAATCTCTGCCGTTGTTCTGGTTATGAAGGTCAACTTCGTGGTATTCGTGCCTTTTTAGATTATAAAAATGGTAAAACGGAGGAACAAGCATGA
- a CDS encoding TrmH family RNA methyltransferase: MELITSLTNAKVKMALSLQQKKYRDKYQLFILEGIRNAEMVIAKNISVQMCFFTQKAFTNERGKSILEQLNCPCFEVPEHIYQKISDTQSPQGLMLILPIQNHNLDDLATINKSGLYLILDRLQDPGNIGTIIRTADAMGVKAIICLNGTADIYSPKVVRSAMGSLFNLPIITKISEQDLLSFCQNHNLTLYATALDNSAKASWDISYPQDCAIILGNEANGVSDNLLDKCNAKIYIPMKGDAESLNVANAGSMIMYEYCRQNI; encoded by the coding sequence ATGGAGCTAATCACAAGTCTAACTAATGCCAAAGTCAAAATGGCTTTAAGCCTCCAACAAAAAAAATATCGCGACAAATACCAATTATTTATATTAGAAGGTATTCGCAATGCTGAAATGGTTATTGCCAAAAATATTTCCGTGCAAATGTGTTTTTTCACACAAAAAGCCTTTACAAATGAACGCGGAAAATCCATTTTAGAACAATTAAATTGTCCTTGTTTTGAAGTTCCTGAACATATTTATCAAAAGATCAGTGATACTCAATCTCCACAGGGATTAATGTTGATTTTACCTATACAAAATCACAATTTAGATGATTTAGCTACAATAAATAAATCAGGACTTTATCTGATTTTAGATAGATTACAAGACCCTGGAAATATCGGCACCATCATTCGCACAGCTGATGCCATGGGTGTAAAAGCCATCATCTGCCTAAATGGAACAGCCGATATTTATTCCCCAAAAGTAGTACGTTCTGCAATGGGTTCTTTATTCAATCTCCCTATAATCACTAAAATTTCTGAACAAGATTTATTATCTTTTTGTCAAAATCATAATTTAACACTTTATGCTACAGCTTTAGATAATAGTGCCAAAGCTTCATGGGATATTTCCTATCCTCAAGATTGTGCTATTATTTTAGGCAATGAAGCCAATGGTGTTTCTGATAATTTATTAGACAAATGTAATGCTAAAATATACATTCCGATGAAAGGCGATGCTGAATCATTGAACGTGGCAAATGCTGGTTCGATGATTATGTACGAATATTGTCGCCAAAATATTTGA
- a CDS encoding xanthine dehydrogenase family protein molybdopterin-binding subunit: MTNLDNLKYVNQPIMKSDAMSLVTGKPVYLDDVAPKDCLIVKVLRSPHANAIIENINTTIASKVPGIEAIFTYQDVSQKRFTMAGQTYPEPSPYDRLILDKHVRYVGDPVAIVAGENEQAVDRALKLIKVQYQVLEPLLDFRKSKDNKILVHPEDTWRSLAPVGADNKRNLCACGSEGEGDVDEVLKNCDVVVEGTYHTKACQQAMMEPFCTYCYMDTYNRLNIISSTQIVFHVRRIVAHALDISQSKIRVTKPRIGGGFGAKQTVVAEVFPAFVTYKTGKPSKMIFTRTECQIASTPRHEMEVSVRIGATKEGKIQAIDVYTLSNTGAYGEHGPTTVGLSGHKSIPLYRGLKAFKFAYDVVYTNVMSAGAYRGYGATQGIFAVESAVNELASKLNIDPVKLREMNLVKEGDVMPAYYGETATSCTLDRCVARCKEMIGWDEKYPARDMGNGKIRSVGMAMAMQGSGITCVDVGSATLKLNDEGIYTLSISSADMGTGCDTILAQIAAEVLMCPLENISVIAADTDATPYDSGSYASSTTYVTGKAVEKTALGLISKIKAFGANMLKCSIDDVDFDGKSVINMHTNESVSLNDIAVSSMCGATQSLQHTESNSMPSSPPPFMAGMVEIELDKETGHVEILDYCAVVDCGTPINPNLARVQTEGGIVQGIGMALYEDVTYNKKGVLAENSFMQYKVPSRLDMGKLRVEFANSYEQSGPFGAKSIGEIVINTPSPALAHAIYNATGVWFKELPITSEKIAMALLNKQK, translated from the coding sequence ATGACTAATTTAGATAATTTAAAATATGTCAATCAACCTATCATGAAATCTGATGCTATGTCACTTGTTACAGGTAAACCTGTATATCTTGATGACGTTGCACCAAAAGATTGCTTGATTGTAAAAGTTTTACGCAGTCCTCATGCCAATGCTATCATTGAAAATATCAATACAACTATAGCTAGTAAAGTTCCTGGTATCGAAGCTATTTTCACTTATCAAGATGTATCTCAAAAACGCTTCACTATGGCAGGTCAGACTTATCCTGAACCTAGCCCTTATGACCGTTTGATTTTAGATAAACATGTTCGCTATGTTGGTGACCCTGTAGCTATCGTTGCTGGGGAAAATGAACAAGCTGTAGATAGAGCTTTAAAATTAATCAAAGTTCAATATCAAGTTTTAGAACCATTATTAGATTTCCGTAAATCTAAAGATAATAAAATTCTCGTTCATCCTGAAGATACATGGCGTTCTCTTGCTCCTGTCGGTGCAGATAATAAACGCAATCTCTGTGCTTGTGGCTCTGAAGGTGAAGGCGATGTTGATGAAGTATTAAAAAATTGCGATGTTGTAGTTGAAGGAACTTATCATACAAAAGCTTGTCAGCAAGCTATGATGGAACCATTCTGCACATACTGCTACATGGATACTTATAATCGCTTAAATATCATAAGTTCCACACAGATTGTATTCCATGTTCGCCGTATCGTAGCTCACGCTCTTGATATTTCTCAATCAAAAATTCGTGTAACAAAACCTCGTATTGGTGGCGGTTTTGGTGCAAAACAAACTGTAGTAGCTGAAGTTTTCCCTGCTTTTGTAACTTATAAAACAGGAAAACCTTCTAAAATGATTTTCACTCGTACAGAATGTCAAATAGCTTCTACACCTCGTCATGAAATGGAAGTTTCCGTGCGAATTGGTGCTACAAAAGAAGGTAAAATCCAAGCTATAGATGTATATACACTTTCTAATACAGGTGCTTATGGAGAACATGGTCCAACGACTGTTGGCTTATCTGGTCATAAATCCATTCCACTTTATCGTGGTTTAAAAGCATTTAAATTTGCTTATGATGTAGTATATACAAATGTAATGAGTGCTGGTGCTTATCGTGGCTACGGTGCAACTCAAGGTATTTTCGCTGTAGAAAGTGCTGTTAATGAACTTGCTAGCAAATTAAATATTGACCCTGTAAAACTTCGTGAAATGAACCTTGTCAAAGAAGGCGACGTTATGCCAGCTTATTATGGTGAAACTGCTACAAGTTGTACACTTGACCGCTGTGTAGCTCGCTGTAAAGAAATGATTGGCTGGGACGAAAAATATCCTGCTCGCGATATGGGCAATGGCAAAATCCGCAGTGTTGGTATGGCTATGGCAATGCAAGGCTCTGGTATCACATGCGTTGATGTGGGTTCTGCTACATTAAAATTAAATGATGAAGGAATTTACACTTTATCCATCAGTTCTGCTGATATGGGTACAGGCTGTGATACTATCTTAGCTCAAATAGCAGCGGAAGTATTGATGTGTCCATTAGAAAATATCTCTGTAATCGCAGCTGATACAGATGCAACACCTTATGATTCTGGTTCTTATGCATCTAGTACAACTTATGTAACTGGTAAAGCTGTAGAAAAAACTGCTCTTGGCTTAATCTCTAAAATCAAAGCATTTGGTGCTAATATGCTCAAATGTTCTATTGATGATGTTGATTTTGATGGTAAATCTGTAATCAATATGCATACAAATGAAAGCGTTTCTTTAAATGATATAGCTGTAAGTTCTATGTGCGGTGCAACTCAATCACTTCAACATACTGAATCAAATTCTATGCCATCATCTCCACCACCATTTATGGCTGGCATGGTAGAAATAGAACTTGATAAAGAAACAGGTCATGTAGAAATTCTTGATTATTGCGCTGTAGTTGACTGTGGTACTCCAATCAATCCAAATCTTGCACGTGTACAAACAGAAGGTGGTATCGTTCAAGGTATCGGCATGGCATTATATGAAGATGTAACTTATAACAAAAAAGGTGTTCTCGCTGAAAATTCCTTTATGCAATATAAAGTGCCATCTCGTCTTGATATGGGTAAACTTCGCGTGGAATTTGCTAACAGCTATGAACAATCTGGTCCATTTGGTGCAAAATCCATCGGTGAAATCGTTATCAATACACCTTCACCAGCATTAGCTCATGCGATTTACAATGCTACTGGCGTTTGGTTTAAAGAACTTCCTATCACTAGCGAAAAAATTGCTATGGCTTTATTAAATAAACAAAAATAA
- a CDS encoding FAD binding domain-containing protein encodes MLTIKEFRKVSSIEEAYELNQKKTNRIIGGMLWLKMQTGNVNIAIDLSGLNLDTIEETDTEFKIGAMTTLRDLELHAGLNQYTNNSMKEAMRHIVGVQFRNLATVGGSIYGRYGFSDVLTVFMALDAYVELHHAGIIPISEFAKMPYDNDVLVNIIVKKTALNCAYLSHRQTKTDFPVLAVAVSKLHDKWQAVIGATPHRAVIIADEENILGEKVSPETIEAFANYVKDNVKTDSNIRGSAQYRKHLAYVLVKRALVSIGGNA; translated from the coding sequence GTGCTTACAATCAAAGAATTTCGCAAAGTATCCTCTATAGAAGAAGCTTATGAATTAAATCAAAAAAAGACTAATCGCATCATTGGCGGTATGTTATGGTTGAAAATGCAAACTGGTAATGTAAATATCGCTATCGATTTATCTGGTTTAAATTTAGATACTATCGAAGAAACTGATACAGAATTTAAAATCGGTGCTATGACAACATTACGCGATTTAGAACTTCATGCTGGTTTAAATCAATATACTAATAACAGCATGAAAGAAGCTATGCGTCATATTGTCGGTGTACAATTTAGAAATCTTGCTACTGTTGGTGGTAGTATATATGGTCGTTATGGATTTTCTGATGTATTGACTGTATTTATGGCTCTTGATGCTTATGTAGAACTTCATCATGCAGGTATCATTCCTATCAGTGAATTTGCTAAAATGCCTTATGATAATGATGTTTTAGTCAATATCATTGTGAAAAAAACTGCTTTAAATTGTGCATATTTATCACATAGACAGACAAAAACAGATTTTCCTGTATTGGCTGTTGCTGTATCTAAACTTCATGACAAATGGCAAGCTGTAATAGGTGCTACTCCTCATCGTGCAGTAATCATTGCTGATGAAGAAAATATCTTAGGTGAAAAAGTATCACCTGAAACTATTGAAGCATTTGCAAATTATGTAAAAGATAATGTAAAAACAGACTCTAATATTCGTGGTTCTGCACAATATCGCAAACATTTAGCATATGTTTTAGTCAAACGTGCTTTAGTATCTATAGGAGGAAATGCTTAA
- the rsfS gene encoding ribosome silencing factor: MTLTSQKKSQLIAKAASDKKALDIMIMNMHDLTTTTDYFIVCSATTATQVRAIADNIEDEMTQAGEEFLHKEGYQNAEWILLDFGNCVAHIFTEEARRFYGLESLWGEAPTVEYED; encoded by the coding sequence ATGACCTTAACTTCTCAAAAAAAAAGCCAATTAATAGCAAAAGCTGCTAGCGATAAAAAAGCATTAGATATTATGATTATGAATATGCATGATTTAACTACTACTACTGATTATTTCATCGTATGTAGTGCTACTACAGCAACTCAAGTTCGTGCTATAGCTGACAATATTGAAGATGAAATGACTCAAGCTGGTGAAGAATTCTTGCATAAAGAAGGATATCAAAATGCTGAATGGATATTATTAGACTTTGGAAATTGCGTTGCTCATATCTTCACTGAAGAAGCTCGTCGTTTCTATGGTCTAGAAAGCTTATGGGGCGAAGCTCCTACTGTTGAATACGAAGATTAA
- a CDS encoding potassium channel family protein: MKFSPQNERQFAVVGLGRFGRNIAKSLHEMGYDVLAIDKDMEKVQDFSHEVTHVVQADTTDEEALRSLGILNFDVVIVAIGDDTEANIMTTLQLKEIGVPYIVAIAKSPLQIKVLEKIGANRIVAPERDMARRVAYNLASTNIMDYIELSPKFSIVEIAVPKAIRNKTLSESNIRAKYGLNVVAIKRHDNLIISPLPTEVLLENDIAIVVGSNESINGLEALEK, encoded by the coding sequence ATGAAATTTTCTCCGCAAAATGAACGTCAATTTGCCGTAGTCGGTCTTGGTAGATTTGGTAGAAATATCGCTAAATCTCTTCATGAAATGGGCTATGATGTTCTTGCTATTGATAAAGATATGGAAAAAGTCCAAGACTTTAGCCATGAAGTAACTCATGTAGTTCAAGCAGATACTACAGATGAAGAAGCACTTCGCTCTTTAGGCATTTTAAATTTCGATGTTGTAATCGTGGCTATCGGTGATGATACTGAAGCTAATATCATGACTACACTTCAATTAAAAGAAATCGGTGTTCCTTATATCGTTGCTATCGCTAAAAGTCCATTGCAAATCAAAGTATTAGAAAAAATCGGAGCTAACCGCATTGTTGCTCCAGAGCGAGATATGGCTCGTCGTGTTGCTTATAACCTTGCTTCTACAAATATCATGGATTATATTGAATTATCACCAAAATTCAGTATTGTGGAAATCGCTGTGCCAAAAGCTATCCGCAATAAAACACTCAGCGAATCAAATATCCGTGCTAAATATGGCTTAAACGTTGTTGCTATCAAACGTCATGATAATTTAATCATTTCTCCACTTCCTACAGAAGTATTACTTGAAAATGATATCGCTATCGTTGTTGGTAGCAATGAAAGTATCAATGGCTTGGAGGCTCTAGAAAAATAA
- a CDS encoding nitroreductase family protein translates to MEFLQALKNRRSIYNLGTNVNLSNEEITSIISDCLKYSPSAFNYPTTNVIIAFGEKHQQIWQITTDILKGKLAKKEETFAVAQNKINKFKAGVGTILFFEDTEIINELKETYAMYAENFSTWSNQANGMLQNNIWTALSQANIGANLQHYNPLIDDKIKELFSIPDTWKLTAQMPFGSIEAQPNEKYIEDISTRLKIY, encoded by the coding sequence ATGGAATTTTTACAAGCCTTAAAAAATCGTCGCAGTATCTATAATTTAGGAACTAATGTTAATTTATCTAATGAAGAAATAACTTCTATCATCTCCGATTGCCTAAAATATAGCCCATCTGCTTTTAACTATCCTACAACAAATGTTATCATCGCCTTTGGTGAAAAACATCAACAGATTTGGCAAATCACTACAGATATTTTAAAAGGAAAATTAGCTAAAAAAGAAGAGACTTTCGCTGTAGCTCAAAATAAAATCAATAAATTCAAAGCTGGTGTTGGCACTATCTTATTTTTTGAAGACACTGAAATCATCAATGAATTAAAAGAAACTTATGCTATGTATGCTGAAAATTTCTCCACATGGTCAAATCAAGCAAATGGTATGCTCCAAAATAATATCTGGACAGCATTAAGCCAAGCAAATATCGGAGCTAATCTTCAACATTATAATCCTTTAATTGATGATAAAATCAAAGAATTATTCTCTATTCCTGATACATGGAAATTAACAGCTCAAATGCCATTTGGTAGCATTGAAGCTCAGCCAAATGAAAAATATATTGAAGATATTTCCACTCGCTTAAAAATTTATTAA
- the ruvA gene encoding Holliday junction branch migration protein RuvA: MIGYLQGKVTFIASDFCFIDVHGVGYRVFISTSTRAKLKMNEEIKLFTYLSVREDAMLLYGFINQLEYDVFCKLISVSKIGPKAGLGLLSSLSSEKLIWAIQNKQVSLLTNAPGIGKKTAERIVLELKDKLTELNLSISDEVLDQPILIDTPSEDEKIDMYEEATQALLSLGYTKPEINSVLKKAGNMTNTEDIIKFALKELSLS; encoded by the coding sequence ATGATAGGATATTTACAGGGAAAAGTCACTTTTATTGCCAGTGATTTTTGCTTTATTGATGTTCATGGTGTCGGCTATCGCGTATTTATCAGCACTAGCACACGTGCAAAATTAAAAATGAATGAAGAAATCAAACTCTTTACTTATTTAAGCGTGCGTGAAGATGCCATGTTATTATATGGTTTCATCAATCAATTAGAATATGATGTATTTTGCAAATTGATTTCCGTATCTAAGATTGGCCCTAAAGCTGGGCTTGGTCTGCTCTCTAGTCTTTCTAGTGAAAAACTCATCTGGGCTATCCAAAATAAACAAGTCAGCCTACTCACCAATGCCCCTGGAATTGGCAAGAAAACAGCTGAACGCATTGTTTTAGAATTAAAAGATAAATTAACTGAACTCAACTTAAGTATTTCTGATGAAGTCTTAGACCAACCAATCTTGATTGATACACCTAGCGAAGATGAAAAAATAGATATGTATGAAGAAGCAACACAAGCCCTTCTTTCTCTTGGCTATACAAAACCAGAAATCAATTCTGTACTCAAAAAAGCTGGCAATATGACCAATACAGAAGATATTATTAAATTCGCACTCAAAGAATTATCCTTAAGTTAA
- a CDS encoding xanthine phosphoribosyltransferase, which yields MRLLEERIQTDGIVREGNVLKVDSFLNHQMDIKLFREIGKEFKRLFANEEITKILTIEASGIGIACIVAEFFDVPVVFAKKSKSKNIAGAVYTSKVESFTHNKVYDVIVSKKFLTKEDKVLLIDDFLANGNALKGLIEIVKSAGAELIGAGIVIEKGFQKGGADLRAQGVHLESLAIVDSMDDVTGKINFREQ from the coding sequence ATGCGATTACTCGAAGAGAGAATACAAACAGATGGTATCGTTAGAGAAGGAAATGTTTTAAAAGTTGATAGCTTTTTAAATCACCAAATGGATATCAAATTATTCCGTGAAATAGGTAAAGAATTTAAACGATTATTCGCTAATGAAGAAATTACAAAAATACTCACTATTGAAGCTTCTGGTATAGGTATTGCTTGCATTGTTGCTGAATTTTTTGATGTACCTGTAGTTTTCGCTAAAAAAAGTAAATCTAAAAATATTGCAGGTGCCGTATATACAAGTAAGGTAGAATCTTTCACTCATAATAAAGTTTATGATGTAATTGTTTCTAAAAAATTCTTAACTAAAGAAGATAAAGTATTATTAATTGATGACTTTTTAGCTAATGGAAATGCTTTAAAAGGTCTTATCGAAATCGTAAAATCCGCTGGTGCTGAACTTATTGGTGCTGGTATCGTCATTGAAAAAGGTTTCCAAAAAGGTGGCGCTGATTTACGCGCTCAAGGTGTTCATTTGGAATCTCTTGCTATTGTTGATTCTATGGACGATGTTACAGGTAAAATTAATTTTAGAGAACAATAA
- the ruvC gene encoding crossover junction endodeoxyribonuclease RuvC, giving the protein MLALGIDPGTAICGYGLVDMQGSRLKAIEYGAILTSPQMRPQDRLLKIHRELTDIIQKYKPDVMGVEQLFFNRNVTTAIPVGQARGIVLLTAAENQIELVERTPLQIKQSVVGFGRASKEQVIYMVTKLLHLPEPPKPDDVADALAVAICTTHCMNSLTWRNKL; this is encoded by the coding sequence ATGCTTGCTTTAGGTATTGACCCTGGGACTGCTATCTGTGGCTATGGTCTTGTAGATATGCAAGGAAGCCGTCTAAAAGCCATTGAATATGGAGCTATTTTGACGAGTCCACAGATGCGACCACAAGATAGATTATTAAAAATTCATCGTGAACTTACAGATATTATTCAAAAATATAAACCTGATGTAATGGGCGTAGAACAATTATTTTTCAATCGCAATGTAACTACTGCCATTCCTGTCGGTCAAGCTCGTGGTATCGTCTTATTGACCGCAGCTGAAAATCAAATTGAATTAGTCGAACGCACACCGCTACAAATCAAGCAATCCGTAGTGGGCTTTGGCAGAGCGAGCAAAGAACAAGTCATCTATATGGTAACAAAATTACTCCATCTTCCTGAACCACCAAAACCTGATGATGTTGCCGATGCTCTAGCTGTAGCTATCTGTACTACTCATTGTATGAATAGCCTCACATGGCGAAATAAATTATAA